The following is a genomic window from Aphis gossypii isolate Hap1 chromosome X, ASM2018417v2, whole genome shotgun sequence.
aaatgatatttatttaaatctgtttaatttttataaaataaacaattaagaaACATCAAACTAATTCATTCTTCCTTTTTTTGGGGATTACCTACcacaataacaaacaaaaatgtattaggaattttttgctaataataatagttttcttttttaacaaataaacataaatgctttttttgacatataaatgaacaaattaaaaataaataaataacagaattatatattattttatttaaatgttcatttattaatatatatttaaagaatttaaagtaGTAAAttaaagcataaaaaaaatccaaattgtccaaaatttaaaaaaaaaaaaacaaaactgtaAACTGAATGTATtagtatagaaaaaattatattcattagatAGAAGCCTTTGTCTAATAgaatctataaattatcatagatcaatgatttatcatagtTCGATATGGACCCCACAGTCTTCAACAAAGTTCAAGTATCAAATATcacatttctaaattattttatataaaagaattCAGAACATAAAAATAGCTGTTGAGATAATTTTgatggtttttaataatctatattctatactaaTAGTTATAGATTTGATATTTGAATTGTAACTAGTTAGTATTACATTCTTtaggattaaataataaataatacatttctaaatacataaaagatgtgtaaaattggtttattagTCATATCATTTAACTTAAGTAAATAGGTATCattgattttagaatatacAGATAAATTGTGCCAACTGTGGTATAAAGTTAATTCCGTTCACTAACAGATTAATCTAGTCGCTTTGTTTTTCAGTTTCAGTTTCAGATACCAAAAGGAATGATGCGGTGACCCCATCCCCACCCATTAaggatatttattactttaattttatattcttatcttGGGTCTactgtcaatattttttttattatacaactacttattatataaataatgttagttGCGATTTTTTCTGTTCTTGATTTTCcaggaaaaatattctatattgtaaattaattgttaaaataaacattaacatatttttaggaaaattaaggaaaataatgtaaataattagcccctaatacatattaaaaagaaaaacatagtttaatttttgagaATTTGCCCCTCCCCTTGAATATCTGGATCTGATACTAATGTTTTGAAGATTTACACTTATCagtatattctataatcataggtataatatgtagtataagTCATTGCTAGAACCATATATCTTTACTGACAAGTTaatgtttctattttaatttaatataaaaaatatattaaaagaaaataattataaattactttgttacttttttaaatatcaattttaattttaattgaatataaagataaaaattagataagtaaactaaaaactaaacgattgttgttattattatttttttaatgaatacaaaatgttatctgtaataatttatatttcataattctaACTACATAGATGTACACTCTATCTCATATAAGAGTAGTCTCAGGTCAGTCAGGTTTGATCAGATCACTTCatctcttaaaaaattaatttttattcaccatagtaaaaaattgttataatgtacTTAACTAAACAAAACACAAGGTTGGCAGTTgtgaaaataatgaagtacaaaattacatattagcTTAGGCAAAGCCATCTGCCCGAGTTTACTTTTATATGAAACTgagtttagtaaataaatttttctttgaaattacatgaataacaaaataaaattaccgtGTCTTgtggttttgattttaaattttgtctcaaaattcaaatcaatataatacatttttagaattacaaactttaactttaaaatattggatAATCGACTATGAATCAGATAGGAACATTtatgagaatattttttaaaaaaatactcaaatgattacattttctaatataaagtAAACCATTGGTAATTTTATCTTGTTAAGAGAAATATAGATAAGTTTCATTTACATGTGATACCTATTTACAGAGTAAATATACtagtttaactaaaataataataataataataataataataaaataaatacagtatacatacaagttctgttaataattaaaatgttcatgtaAACACAATAGTGATAAGGAGATAAatgtttctttataatttataataatttaaatttaggtaaaataaatttaaaatttatagttagttggtagaaaataaactagacaaattgttcaataataaattatataaatacagtgaATACCACTTATTTTGGTTTAACAAGGTTCAACTAATATAGaagaactaataataaaaaacatttaccatCAATAAAAGTTGGGTTATTGGTTGATAGCTTTGGAACAATAGtcaaatcaacaaaaataaagaattttattatttcaaaataaaataataattaaatatacttaataaatataaaataaaacatttataaaatgataatgttagattgtaatttcaattaaaataaaacaatttttacacggtaattatattttgctataattattagtattttgttattaaatatttattaatataaatttaatgattcaaaaattatattctaaattatatttttaattattttatgtttcttgTCCTGTTTTGCACATCTTCCCATTATCAATTGTCTGATGTGACACTGATGATGAATGTAGATTTTATTGCACAAAATATCGcgtctaataaaaaataaataaaataaaattagttaatttatcatacatatGTATGGTTGTTTCTCTTGTACTTAAgctaagataaattattactctTAGTTTTGTTCGATTGTGAATAAGATTGTctattataaatcttttaGTAAACTGGATTTGGCATTCTTTAACTTGTCAAAGcgttttaataaatgcatGTTGGATGTCTCCAATTCTTCAACTTTTGCTTGAGCTTCTCGAagctaaaacaaaataaaatttgaattaaggagaaataaatatttacaaatcattataatagttgaatcataaaaaaattaataattataataattttatatgttaattaacTCTTAATTTAGGTGTTTTTgcttactttatatttatgaaatataatattatttatatgtttgtgtataatttaaaggttataattataaagaaaaatattttagaaatgataattaatacctCACGCTGTAGTTTTCGTTTTTCCAATTTCAATTCATCTTCAGCTTTTTCAGATGCTTCAGAAGCTGTTTTATATCTAATCACTTGACTCTCAAGTCTAGCaacctaaaattaaacataataataataaataccatgtacataataaataaaataacggtttttaataatttagtttacatTAGCTTGTAATGTAGAAATATCTTGTTCAGCCTTTTgccatttgaatttataatcacCAAGAACTTTATTAGTTtcttctatataaaaaaatgaattatcaaattattttattggtacttttaaaaatgcaattgaCACAAAGCCAATCTTACTTTGGGCATCTTCCAAATCGTCAGAGTCTGTACCATTATAATGGTTATCACTATGACGTTTGGCCTCTTGCAACTCTAATTTGAGCCTGTTAATTTCGTCTATATAGCTGTTGCGTTCTTCGGTAAATTTTTTGAGTCGTACATCTGAATAAACCCaaagtatttactttataacatggtaattaaaaatataaaataaaacacagaaCTAAGAATACTTTGtactattgaataaaatatgttattgaatAAAGGGTTATCTTATGATATAACTGTACATTTTACAttcaaacattgtttttaagtcattaaataaaaaagatctttaaaaataaaaaaagatttcacatttttattttttattgtgcatgataaaatatatttttaatttcaatccTGTGTCAGCATATTATTAAgagtatttcaataaattgaattcaaatttttgattatttgtattattaattattattatattaaacatttttttttttaattaaaaaaaataactaaggtGTAAAAATCGGGTTGTCAGTTatgatgttaattataaaactgaaaaaatattattaatagaaatagtattatttctgaaatttaagttgtacaataaaaacgtaaatcataaaaatttttttcagaaaacatttaacatgcataaaaatatgcactatttcctaaaatttataaaaagtgtaaaataagCATTTACAATTTTCGATTAATACATTTGTCATTAACAGAATGGATTTTTAACTCTATctgctataaattaaattgagaaaatatagaaagaataaattatgtgcTATTCCTACAACTTACAACTTCAGTTTGATTGAGCAGAGTAATGAGCATTTTGCGGtacatataaacttaaatttataataccaattatgaattataacacatttataatgtaattattataagtgtttaaaGAAAAGAGCAAatcaaagtaataaaatatataattacttatacacATACCTAAACAACCTTCTCCTGCATCTTGTAACAATTGAGCATTTTCAACAGAGACTAAGGcacgttttattttactattacatTGATCACTCTCACTCCAACATTCTTGTTCTGTGCTGATAATAACTAATCCTttttcctaaaataataattttaatatgtatttaaattctaaaccaactaattcatataatgacaactataatagttaaatattgttgtaatactataatgataatttttttcattgttcaCATAGTTAttcttaagttattttaaaatcaaatttcagaattttttacattaaataaaaatacaccactagaaaaaaaattactgaagtattgtatatattcgACAAATTTCagtcaaaaatgtaatttataaaatattgtatctaaaaggtttcatagttattaaaatattaacagtaaCAAATATAGaagaataaactaataatggataattattaattaaccataaattaaatattagattaaaatacttatttacctCAATGAGTTTATCACGTTCTTCTAGTTCTTGTTGAAGTGTTATAGATTCTAGTTTTTGAGTAGCcaataaacgttttaatttttcgttttctCTACAACTTTCTTTATGTTctctctataaataaattatagaataaatatatgtatagaaaaatgGCTaagctaaaaattaattacttttatatgcATAAGTTCTTCTTCAATATCAGTATACTTGTCTTTGTACAATTCTACCATATATGTCACAGCTGCTTTTTCATTGTCAAGTTGAGCATTTTGTACCATAGCTTTACGAAACTTTTCTTCTAAGTCTTTTAATTCCATCTAaagattttgattaatatttatttattgaaatatttaaaaaaacac
Proteins encoded in this region:
- the LOC114128273 gene encoding leucine-rich repeat flightless-interacting protein 2 isoform X3, producing the protein MDSPSSTTGGRRRLPTTHYAEDQAFDQIAKEAEARLAARRQARAEAREIRMREIERQQKEAEENADKAFDMHAADGPIINRVSRAAASTASPRTASSLHNTNSYQSSRRNSVDSLDESTPNFRDFRMELKDLEEKFRKAMVQNAQLDNEKAAVTYMVELYKDKYTDIEEELMHIKREHKESCRENEKLKRLLATQKLESITLQQELEERDKLIEEKGLVIISTEQECWSESDQCNSKIKRALVSVENAQLLQDAGEGCLDVRLKKFTEERNSYIDEINRLKLELQEAKRHSDNHYNGTDSDDLEDAQKETNKVLGDYKFKWQKAEQDISTLQANVARLESQVIRYKTASEASEKAEDELKLEKRKLQRELREAQAKVEELETSNMHLLKRFDKLKNAKSSLLKDL